CTAAGCTCCGAAGGCTACGCAGAGGAAATAAACCCGGCAAGCCCCTGCTTTGAGAAGAGTAATGCTGCACTCATCAACCGTGCTACATGTAGTTGCAACATCATCCACTAGAAGAATCGTCTTGCCTTCAATTGCACCTCTCTTTTTGACCGCAAACGCATTGCGAACGTTTATACGCCGTTCTTCAGGCCCAAGTTCAACTTGTGGACGGGTATGGATTATCCTCACAAGGGCATCGCTTACCAACGGCTTTCCTGTTAGGCGGGAGAGATGTTCGGCAAGCAATTCACTTTGATTATATCCCCTAAGTCTCCGACGGATTGGATGTATCGGCACAGGCACAATACAATCAGCCTGACGCCAGCGGAAATCCGCCTGGGTTTCGAGGTAACCGTGCATGTAACGGCTGAGAGGCTCGGCAAGCATTCGCATGCCGTTATACTTGAACCTACATATTGCTTCTCTTAGGTTGCCGGCATATTGACCAGCTGCCCTACCTGCGGCAAAAGA
This sequence is a window from Armatimonadota bacterium. Protein-coding genes within it:
- a CDS encoding ComF family protein, which produces MQQIYWFFKANNILKSAKEIFSGFLDLIYPPKCVVCGELNPLSICQNCFSKFEPIPKPYCRRCGHTLVGSRCRNCSGLKRSFAAGRAAGQYAGNLREAICRFKYNGMRMLAEPLSRYMHGYLETQADFRWRQADCIVPVPIHPIRRRLRGYNQSELLAEHLSRLTGKPLVSDALVRIIHTRPQVELGPEERRINVRNAFAVKKRGAIEGKTILLVDDVATTCSTVDECSITLLKAGACRVYFLCVAFGA